A genomic window from Microbaculum marinisediminis includes:
- a CDS encoding ABC transporter substrate-binding protein — protein sequence MLKYFAAAAAIGLLAVPAKAAEVTVAVTAIVEHPALDAARDGIRDGLADAGYKVGDNLTFVYESAQGNPATAAQIARKFVGDAPTVIVPISTPSAQAVVAATKDIPVVFTAVTDPVGAELVTDAAMPGGNVTGVSDLSPLADHLALIKEISPDAKRIGIIFNPGEANSVALVEKLKELGGPAGYEIVEASATKTADVQQAARSLVGKADVMYIPTDNTVVSALEAAVQVAEQNGIPLYAGDTDSVPRGAIAAIGFNYYDIGLQTATIVAKVLDGAKPGSIPVMQAQGTNLVVNPGAAKKMGVTIPDAVVSRANTVVQ from the coding sequence ATGTTGAAATATTTCGCCGCGGCTGCGGCAATCGGCCTTCTCGCCGTTCCGGCGAAGGCTGCGGAGGTCACCGTGGCGGTGACGGCCATCGTCGAGCATCCTGCTCTTGATGCCGCCCGCGACGGCATTCGCGACGGTCTGGCTGATGCCGGCTACAAGGTCGGCGACAACCTGACGTTCGTCTACGAGTCCGCGCAGGGCAATCCGGCGACCGCCGCCCAGATCGCCCGCAAGTTCGTCGGTGATGCCCCGACCGTGATCGTGCCGATCTCGACGCCGTCGGCCCAGGCCGTCGTCGCCGCCACCAAGGATATCCCGGTGGTGTTCACCGCCGTCACCGATCCGGTCGGCGCCGAACTCGTCACGGACGCGGCGATGCCCGGCGGCAACGTCACTGGCGTTTCCGACCTGTCTCCGCTTGCCGACCACCTCGCCCTGATCAAGGAGATCAGCCCCGACGCCAAGCGCATCGGTATCATCTTCAATCCGGGCGAGGCGAACTCGGTCGCGCTGGTCGAGAAGCTCAAGGAGCTTGGCGGGCCGGCCGGATACGAGATCGTCGAGGCGAGCGCCACCAAGACCGCCGACGTCCAGCAGGCGGCCCGCTCGCTGGTCGGCAAGGCGGATGTGATGTACATCCCGACCGACAACACGGTGGTTTCCGCGCTCGAGGCCGCCGTGCAGGTGGCCGAGCAGAACGGCATCCCGCTGTATGCCGGCGACACGGACTCGGTACCCCGCGGCGCGATCGCGGCGATCGGCTTCAACTACTACGACATCGGTCTCCAGACGGCGACGATCGTTGCCAAGGTGCTCGATGGCGCGAAGCCCGGTTCGATCCCGGTCATGCAGGCCCAGGGGACCAATCTGGTGGTCAATCCCGGGGCCGCGAAGAAGATGGGCGTGACCATTCCCGACGCGGTCGTCAGCCGCGCCAACACGGTCGTACAGTGA
- a CDS encoding ABC transporter permease has translation MSEIAFLGAVEIGLVYAFVAIGVLLAFRVLDFPDLTVDGSFPLGAAVAAVMITSGIDPWTGCLAAILAGALAGLVTAFLNQRFGILHLLASILTMIALFSINLRIMGRPNVALINQETVLSPFYGLGMPDHYVRPLVILVLVVIVAFLVARFLASDFGLAMRATGVNPKMARAQGVRTSVHIYVGMALANGLVGLAGALFAQTNGFADVTTGIGTIVVGLAAVIVGETLFRPRTIMWALIGCIVGSVLYRIAIQFALGADAIGLKASDLNLVTALLVAVALILPRLRGRKVET, from the coding sequence ATGAGCGAGATCGCATTCCTCGGCGCCGTCGAGATCGGGCTTGTCTATGCCTTCGTCGCCATAGGCGTGCTTCTCGCGTTCCGGGTGCTCGATTTTCCCGATCTGACGGTCGACGGCTCGTTTCCGCTGGGGGCGGCGGTCGCCGCCGTGATGATCACCAGCGGCATCGATCCCTGGACGGGCTGTCTGGCCGCGATCCTCGCCGGCGCGCTCGCCGGCCTCGTCACCGCGTTCCTGAACCAGCGCTTCGGCATCCTGCATCTGCTCGCCTCGATCCTCACCATGATCGCGCTGTTCTCGATAAACCTGCGGATCATGGGACGGCCGAACGTGGCGCTCATCAATCAGGAAACGGTGCTGTCGCCGTTCTACGGCCTGGGGATGCCGGATCATTACGTCCGGCCGCTCGTGATCCTTGTCCTGGTCGTTATCGTTGCCTTCCTGGTCGCGCGGTTCCTGGCGTCCGACTTCGGCCTTGCCATGCGGGCGACCGGCGTCAACCCGAAGATGGCGCGCGCGCAGGGCGTGCGCACGAGCGTGCATATCTATGTGGGCATGGCGCTCGCCAACGGTCTCGTGGGCCTGGCCGGTGCGCTGTTCGCGCAGACCAACGGCTTCGCCGACGTGACGACGGGCATCGGCACGATCGTGGTGGGGCTGGCCGCGGTGATCGTCGGCGAGACCCTGTTCCGCCCGCGCACCATCATGTGGGCCCTGATCGGCTGTATCGTCGGGTCGGTGCTCTACCGCATCGCCATCCAGTTCGCGCTGGGGGCCGATGCCATCGGCCTGAAGGCCTCCGATCTCAATCTGGTCACCGCGCTGCTGGTCGCCGTGGCATTGATCCTGCCGCGCCTGCGCGGCCGAAAGGTCGAGACATGA
- a CDS encoding ABC transporter ATP-binding protein: MIRVTGLDIIFGKGTPLEKRALRGVDLTVPDHQFVSVIGSNGAGKSTLLAAIAGDVLPETGKIEIGGQDVSRLPTAIRAAKVARVFQDPLAGSCGRLTIEENLAIAAARGRRRGLGLAISRSRRDLFRQRLAELGLGLENRLDDQMALLSGGQRQALALVMATLSDADVLLLDEHTAALDPAMAEFVLDLTRRVVGERKVATLMVTHSMRQALDLGDRTVMLHEGKIILDVAGDERASLDVEDLIHMFRKVRGQDIDDDSLLIE; the protein is encoded by the coding sequence ATGATCCGCGTCACTGGCCTCGACATCATCTTCGGCAAGGGAACGCCGCTGGAGAAGCGGGCGCTTCGCGGCGTCGATCTTACGGTTCCCGATCACCAGTTCGTCTCGGTGATCGGCTCTAACGGCGCCGGCAAGTCGACGCTTCTGGCGGCAATCGCCGGCGATGTGCTGCCGGAAACCGGCAAGATCGAGATCGGCGGTCAGGACGTCTCGCGGCTGCCGACGGCGATCCGCGCCGCCAAGGTCGCGCGCGTCTTCCAGGACCCGCTGGCGGGAAGCTGTGGTCGGCTGACGATCGAGGAAAACCTGGCGATCGCCGCCGCGCGCGGCAGGCGGCGGGGGCTCGGCCTCGCCATCTCCCGGAGCCGCCGCGACCTGTTCCGGCAGCGGCTGGCCGAACTCGGCCTGGGCCTGGAAAACCGGCTGGACGACCAGATGGCGCTGTTGTCCGGCGGCCAGCGGCAGGCATTGGCGCTGGTCATGGCGACGCTGTCGGATGCCGACGTGCTGCTGCTGGACGAGCATACCGCCGCGCTCGACCCGGCGATGGCGGAGTTCGTGCTCGATCTCACCCGCCGCGTGGTCGGCGAGCGCAAGGTCGCCACGCTGATGGTGACGCATTCGATGCGCCAGGCGCTCGATCTCGGCGATCGCACGGTGATGCTGCACGAGGGCAAGATCATCCTCGACGTGGCCGGCGATGAGCGGGCGAGCCTCGATGTCGAGGACCTGATCCACATGTTCCGCAAGGTGCGCGGGCAGGATATCGACGACGACAGCCTGCTGATCGAGTAG
- a CDS encoding FAD-dependent monooxygenase, with the protein MAADRHIAVAGGGIAGLTTALAIAGPDTNGPTRVPTRVTIYEQATRLEEVGAGLQVSPNAWRVLDALGVAEAILPRSVAPEAILMRRGRDGRVIARIPLGDTATARWGAPYRVVHRADLQAALVAAIDANPNIDIRLSSHLEGFRIGKADVALHFADGADARADAGADADTDIRADGLIGADGLWSAVRRQVSGEADPVYSGKVAWRATVPADAVPAGINPWETGLWLGRDAHLVHYGVRGGAEVNVVAIFADDWTEPGWSAPGKREDVLCRYARWHRLARALVEAPDHWVKWALADREPLSRWGLGPVTLAGDAAHPMLPFMAQGAAMGIEDGWVLGQVLADGYDVPQAFRLYENRRMRRTARVQKDARSNGEIYHLGGIAAAGRDAALGLLGPQRLLARFDWLYGWGRTAGA; encoded by the coding sequence ATGGCCGCCGACCGCCATATCGCCGTCGCCGGCGGCGGCATCGCCGGGCTGACCACGGCCCTGGCGATCGCCGGCCCGGATACAAACGGCCCTACCCGCGTCCCGACACGCGTCACCATCTACGAGCAGGCCACCCGGCTGGAAGAGGTCGGCGCCGGCCTGCAGGTCTCCCCCAACGCCTGGCGCGTCCTCGACGCCCTCGGCGTCGCCGAGGCCATCCTGCCGCGCTCGGTCGCCCCCGAGGCCATCCTGATGCGCCGCGGCCGCGACGGCCGGGTGATCGCGCGGATCCCGCTCGGCGACACCGCCACCGCCCGCTGGGGCGCGCCCTACCGCGTCGTCCATCGCGCCGACCTGCAGGCCGCCCTCGTCGCCGCGATCGACGCCAATCCGAACATCGACATCCGGCTGTCGTCGCACCTCGAGGGCTTCCGCATCGGCAAAGCCGACGTCGCCCTACATTTCGCCGACGGAGCCGACGCCCGGGCCGACGCCGGCGCCGACGCTGATACCGACATTCGCGCCGACGGGCTGATCGGCGCCGACGGGCTGTGGTCCGCCGTCCGCCGCCAGGTCTCCGGCGAGGCCGATCCGGTCTATTCCGGCAAGGTTGCCTGGCGCGCCACCGTTCCCGCCGACGCGGTTCCCGCCGGTATAAATCCCTGGGAAACCGGGCTCTGGCTCGGCCGCGACGCCCACCTCGTCCACTACGGTGTGCGCGGCGGCGCCGAGGTCAACGTGGTCGCGATCTTCGCCGACGACTGGACCGAGCCGGGCTGGAGCGCACCGGGAAAGCGTGAGGATGTTCTGTGCCGTTACGCCCGCTGGCACCGTCTAGCCCGCGCGCTCGTCGAGGCCCCGGACCACTGGGTCAAATGGGCGCTGGCCGACCGCGAGCCGCTGTCGCGCTGGGGGCTGGGGCCGGTGACCCTGGCCGGCGACGCCGCCCATCCGATGCTGCCGTTCATGGCCCAGGGCGCGGCGATGGGCATCGAGGACGGCTGGGTACTGGGACAGGTTCTGGCCGATGGCTACGACGTCCCCCAGGCCTTCCGCCTCTACGAGAACCGCCGCATGCGCCGCACCGCCCGCGTGCAGAAGGACGCCCGCTCCAACGGCGAAATCTACCATCTCGGCGGCATCGCTGCCGCCGGCCGCGACGCCGCGCTGGGCCTGCTGGGCCCGCAGCGCCTGCTCGCCCGCTTCGACTGGCTCTACGGCTGGGGGCGGACGGCGGGCGCCTAG
- a CDS encoding zinc-finger domain-containing protein — protein sequence MADHVIPHFHNAGGVSSIRIGAREFQCIGALPPFDHPHVYLDMGDEDEIVCPYCSTHYKHDPALKPAESVPAESAWRADAA from the coding sequence ATGGCCGACCACGTGATACCGCACTTCCACAACGCCGGCGGCGTGTCCAGCATCCGCATCGGCGCCCGCGAGTTCCAGTGCATCGGCGCGCTGCCGCCCTTCGACCATCCCCATGTCTATCTCGACATGGGCGACGAGGACGAGATCGTCTGCCCCTATTGCTCGACGCACTACAAGCACGACCCCGCGCTCAAGCCCGCCGAGTCGGTGCCGGCGGAAAGCGCCTGGCGCGCCGACGCGGCCTGA
- a CDS encoding alpha/beta fold hydrolase: protein MDTHHFDSNGVDIAYIDEGEGSPVLLIHGFASNIRANWVDTGWVDILKKAGHRVIAIDNRGHGRSEKLHDLADYGAPIMAEDAYRLLAHLGIKTAAVVGYSMGARITAFLAINHPERVSRAVFGGLGVGMVRGVGAPEPIAEALEAASLDDVSDPKGRAFRYFAEQTGSDLKALAACIRSARVRITPELLAGLPMPVLVAVGTDDDIAGNPDELAAMMPKGRAFHIQGRDHMKAVGDRSHKAAVVDFLAEGH, encoded by the coding sequence ATGGACACCCACCATTTCGACTCGAACGGCGTCGATATCGCCTATATCGACGAGGGCGAGGGATCGCCGGTCCTGCTGATCCACGGCTTTGCGTCCAATATCAGGGCCAACTGGGTCGATACGGGCTGGGTCGACATCCTGAAGAAGGCCGGCCACCGGGTGATCGCCATCGACAACCGCGGCCACGGCAGGAGCGAGAAGCTCCATGACCTCGCCGACTACGGCGCGCCGATCATGGCGGAGGACGCCTACCGGCTGCTCGCGCATCTGGGCATCAAGACGGCTGCCGTCGTCGGCTACTCGATGGGCGCGCGGATCACGGCGTTCCTGGCGATCAACCACCCCGAACGCGTCAGCCGCGCCGTCTTCGGCGGACTGGGCGTCGGCATGGTGCGTGGCGTCGGCGCGCCGGAACCGATCGCCGAGGCGCTGGAAGCGGCGTCGCTCGACGACGTGAGCGATCCCAAGGGGCGGGCCTTCCGCTATTTCGCCGAGCAGACCGGCAGCGACCTGAAGGCGCTGGCCGCCTGCATCCGCTCCGCGCGGGTGCGGATCACTCCGGAACTGCTGGCCGGCCTGCCGATGCCGGTCCTGGTGGCCGTGGGAACGGACGACGACATCGCGGGCAACCCGGACGAGCTTGCGGCGATGATGCCGAAGGGCCGGGCGTTCCATATCCAGGGCCGGGACCACATGAAGGCCGTTGGGGACAGGAGCCACAAGGCCGCGGTCGTCGACTTCCTGGCGGAAGGGCACTGA